Proteins encoded within one genomic window of Rossellomorea vietnamensis:
- a CDS encoding sigma-70 family RNA polymerase sigma factor has protein sequence MRKVKNDDHSDSRDAWLERIMDEYGERLTKLAYNYVKDWGVAEDIVQDVFITCFRHYEKIDEIISFKAWIYRLVINRSKDVLKSSAFKRVVMNSSLYSIFTSKEPLPDMSLVKRSEEEILSKSVLDLPLKYREVIILYYYEECSIEDIKGLLGLNGNTIKTRLNRGRMKLKSSLERWEHDGR, from the coding sequence GTGAGAAAGGTGAAGAACGACGATCATTCAGACAGCCGAGATGCCTGGCTGGAAAGAATCATGGATGAGTACGGCGAACGGCTGACGAAATTGGCTTATAACTATGTGAAGGACTGGGGGGTGGCTGAAGATATCGTTCAGGATGTCTTCATCACATGTTTCAGGCATTATGAAAAAATAGATGAGATTATTTCATTCAAAGCTTGGATCTATCGACTGGTGATCAATCGATCAAAGGATGTTTTGAAGAGTTCTGCGTTTAAGAGAGTTGTGATGAATTCAAGCCTTTACTCCATTTTCACATCAAAGGAACCGTTGCCTGACATGAGCTTGGTGAAGCGAAGCGAGGAAGAGATTCTTTCAAAGAGCGTTCTCGATTTGCCCCTAAAATATCGGGAAGTCATCATTCTTTATTATTATGAAGAATGTTCCATTGAGGACATCAAAGGATTGTTAGGTCTGAACGGCAACACGATCAAAACCAGGTTGAACAGAGGCAGGATGAAGCTGAAAAGTAGCTTGGAAAGGTGGGAGCATGATGGAAGATAA
- a CDS encoding alpha/beta fold hydrolase → MAIYHKIIGEGFPIVMVHGWTLDHQAMMHAMEPNFENRTGWKRIYIDLPGMGKSEAKPSIKNSDDMLGAVLALLDELIPDQPFIVCGYSYGGYMARGIVEARQDRVRGLMLLAPMVIPDTDKRELPQQIVLKKDPDLLSNLSSLEAEAFSAMGVVQGQREWERFRDDILLPSTHTNEEFVNRIRENGYGFTFELSHTLDCPTLILTGRQDHVVGYQDAWRLIENYPRATFAVLDMGGHNVQIEQEDLFDSLVQNWLDRLEKDR, encoded by the coding sequence GTGGCTATTTACCATAAAATCATCGGAGAAGGATTTCCCATTGTAATGGTGCATGGGTGGACGCTGGATCATCAGGCCATGATGCATGCAATGGAACCGAACTTCGAGAACCGCACCGGATGGAAACGGATTTACATAGATCTGCCTGGAATGGGGAAATCGGAAGCAAAACCTTCCATCAAGAACTCCGACGATATGTTGGGAGCTGTGCTGGCACTACTGGATGAGTTGATTCCCGATCAACCCTTCATCGTGTGCGGATATTCGTATGGGGGCTATATGGCGAGGGGAATAGTAGAGGCTCGACAAGATAGAGTTCGAGGCTTAATGCTTCTGGCACCCATGGTAATACCCGATACGGATAAAAGAGAACTGCCGCAGCAAATCGTATTGAAAAAGGACCCTGACTTACTATCGAATCTTTCCTCACTGGAAGCAGAGGCTTTTTCAGCGATGGGAGTCGTGCAGGGTCAGAGGGAATGGGAAAGGTTCCGTGATGACATCCTGCTTCCTTCCACTCATACGAATGAGGAATTCGTAAATAGGATCCGGGAAAATGGCTATGGCTTCACCTTCGAGCTTTCACATACACTTGACTGTCCAACGCTGATCCTCACCGGACGGCAAGATCATGTAGTCGGATATCAGGATGCGTGGCGATTAATCGAGAATTATCCAAGGGCAACCTTCGCCGTGCTTGATATGGGTGGTCATAATGTGCAGATTGAGCAGGAGGATCTATTCGATTCTCTGGTACAGAACTGGCTGGACAGGTTGGAAAAGGATAGGTAA
- a CDS encoding DinB family protein, with the protein MNRTDLLLRMLDTTYDQESWYAPLKPAIEGLTAKQACWRPDGEAAKTIWENVNHLTYYKERLTAQLEGREWTQALDGNDTFYLTEQINDDKEWGAVVERVESAHGRLREALSKTTDEMLEENSLEEKLLDIMMHDAYHTGQIMQLRKMQGAWPSQR; encoded by the coding sequence ATGAATCGAACAGACCTACTCTTAAGAATGCTCGACACAACATACGACCAGGAAAGCTGGTATGCACCGTTAAAACCAGCAATTGAAGGGCTCACGGCAAAACAGGCTTGTTGGAGACCGGATGGAGAAGCAGCGAAAACCATATGGGAGAATGTAAATCACCTTACTTATTACAAAGAAAGACTGACGGCACAATTGGAAGGCCGTGAATGGACTCAAGCTCTCGATGGCAATGATACTTTCTATCTAACGGAACAAATAAATGATGACAAGGAATGGGGAGCAGTCGTTGAGCGTGTTGAATCGGCCCATGGTCGCTTAAGGGAAGCGCTTAGTAAAACAACGGATGAAATGCTTGAAGAAAATTCTCTTGAAGAGAAATTGTTGGACATCATGATGCATGATGCTTACCATACGGGTCAGATCATGCAATTGAGGAAGATGCAGGGGGCGTGGCCGTCGCAGAGGTGA
- a CDS encoding DUF3147 family protein, which translates to MYVMAKIIVSAVVIGVVTEISRRFPSYGGKIAALPLVSLLSIIWLYVQGEQSTEISKFALGVLWGFPATAFLLVLVYVAIQHSINLFLSIGIGIFGWGLFLFIQELFLKYFKESLIGLFVQK; encoded by the coding sequence ATGTACGTGATGGCGAAAATTATTGTATCGGCAGTCGTTATAGGTGTGGTGACTGAAATTTCAAGAAGATTTCCTTCATACGGAGGCAAAATCGCAGCACTGCCTTTAGTAAGTTTACTGAGTATTATCTGGCTGTACGTTCAAGGCGAACAATCCACTGAAATAAGCAAATTTGCATTAGGGGTCCTTTGGGGATTCCCGGCGACTGCTTTCCTTCTGGTACTCGTATATGTAGCGATTCAGCATTCGATTAATCTATTTTTATCAATTGGGATCGGAATATTCGGATGGGGATTGTTTTTATTTATTCAAGAGTTGTTTCTGAAATATTTTAAAGAATCTTTAATAGGTTTGTTCGTTCAGAAGTAG
- a CDS encoding GNAT family N-acetyltransferase codes for MVINTIEFHIRNLPYIIRSAREEDAKKLSEVRLQIDGETENMDRVKGEAYIDEPGFKHIIREDTESPRNLFLVCEVEDRIAGFSRCEGKSLKRIAHKVEFGVGVLQEFWGYGIGKNLLKMSIRWADDNDIKKITLNVLETNEKAIMLYKNNGFEVEGVLKSDKLLSDGRYYDTVVMGRLHP; via the coding sequence ATGGTCATTAATACAATAGAATTTCATATTCGTAATCTACCTTATATCATAAGGTCAGCAAGAGAAGAAGATGCTAAGAAACTGTCAGAAGTCCGGCTTCAAATCGATGGAGAGACAGAAAACATGGATAGGGTAAAAGGTGAGGCGTACATAGATGAGCCGGGTTTTAAACATATAATCAGAGAAGATACAGAGAGTCCAAGAAACCTATTCCTCGTATGTGAAGTCGAGGACAGGATTGCAGGCTTCTCCAGATGTGAAGGGAAATCATTAAAGCGGATTGCTCACAAGGTAGAGTTCGGTGTAGGTGTATTACAGGAATTCTGGGGATACGGCATCGGGAAAAATCTATTAAAGATGAGCATACGCTGGGCAGATGACAACGACATTAAGAAGATCACTTTGAATGTCCTCGAAACCAATGAAAAAGCCATCATGCTCTATAAGAATAACGGGTTTGAAGTTGAAGGAGTATTGAAGAGTGATAAATTATTATCGGATGGACGTTACTACGATACTGTGGTGATGGGACGGTTACATCCGTAA
- a CDS encoding MarR family winged helix-turn-helix transcriptional regulator, translated as MKDKVMLLNQYWTDIYFHLHYLHREKISHQVVRILQLVDKKSGVGVNEIASYLQVSHNTASEHVKRTFEKGYLVKVRDPLDERKVILSLTESGEEVLYRNTSLDEEKLGKVLEQLNDDEEELVEQALKILSKRAKECT; from the coding sequence TTGAAAGATAAAGTTATGTTGTTAAACCAGTATTGGACGGATATTTATTTTCATTTGCATTATCTCCATAGAGAAAAAATTTCTCATCAGGTGGTTCGTATTCTTCAACTTGTAGACAAGAAGTCAGGAGTTGGGGTAAATGAAATTGCTTCATACTTACAAGTTTCTCATAATACAGCATCAGAGCATGTAAAGAGAACGTTTGAAAAAGGGTATTTAGTGAAGGTGAGAGATCCCCTTGATGAACGAAAAGTAATCCTGAGTTTAACAGAATCAGGGGAAGAGGTTTTGTATAGGAATACAAGCCTGGATGAAGAAAAGCTAGGGAAGGTTCTGGAGCAACTGAACGACGATGAAGAAGAACTGGTTGAACAAGCCCTCAAAATACTAAGTAAGAGGGCAAAAGAATGTACGTGA
- the gpmA gene encoding 2,3-diphosphoglycerate-dependent phosphoglycerate mutase, which produces MKKLVFLRHGESLYNLENRFTGWTDVDLTDDGYTEARKAGAVLKKHGFIFDVAHTSVLKRAIRTLWIALHEMDLVWIPVYKSWRLNERHYGGLQGLDKDEVTEQFGEEQVHEWRRSADVRPPAISEEGHRGNLSDPKYATVGKENMPLSESLLDTEKRALVYWHEVIVPSIRDNKRVIISAHGNTLRALVKFLDHIPDDGVVSLNIPNGIPLVYELDDDLNPIRHYYLDDEGEVPHDRIPRHMDMEDRENWDWMG; this is translated from the coding sequence ATGAAGAAGCTTGTGTTCCTTCGACACGGCGAGAGCCTTTATAATCTTGAAAACAGGTTTACCGGTTGGACGGATGTGGATTTGACCGATGACGGCTATACAGAAGCAAGAAAAGCAGGGGCGGTCCTGAAGAAACACGGGTTCATTTTCGATGTTGCCCATACTTCGGTCTTGAAAAGGGCGATCCGGACCTTATGGATCGCTCTGCACGAAATGGACCTGGTCTGGATTCCAGTATATAAATCATGGAGATTAAACGAGCGGCATTATGGGGGTCTGCAGGGACTGGATAAAGATGAAGTGACGGAACAATTCGGCGAAGAGCAGGTTCATGAATGGAGGCGGTCTGCCGATGTCCGGCCACCAGCGATTTCAGAAGAGGGGCATCGTGGCAACCTCTCCGATCCGAAATACGCCACGGTTGGCAAGGAGAATATGCCATTATCGGAAAGTCTCCTTGATACGGAAAAGAGGGCACTCGTCTATTGGCATGAGGTGATTGTCCCGAGCATCCGGGACAATAAACGTGTCATCATATCCGCTCACGGAAACACGCTCAGGGCATTAGTGAAATTCCTTGATCATATCCCTGATGACGGGGTTGTCAGTCTCAATATACCTAATGGCATCCCCCTCGTGTATGAATTGGATGATGACTTGAATCCCATCAGGCATTATTATTTGGACGATGAGGGAGAGGTGCCGCATGATCGAATTCCACGGCATATGGATATGGAGGATAGGGAGAATTGGGATTGGATGGGGTGA
- a CDS encoding TolB family protein: MKKAFILTIVLFLLFPLATSAAPFAQVKAAFIREGNVWTLVDEKEKQLTNTGNVHSKPKWSTDGTLIAYQVETLNEGQSELWTYNLHTGQKKRISYNGTSPGWAPHKNHLAYINNGILDISDLNRFYNIATGVSDYTWIPDGSGFLLSSSGTLNPDGWSSASLFTKKAGDNFKDIVLFGGVEPFFTLPKEIGTNEQNKLIAVNAEELTYSPSGKWISFVVSPTASWSMDSDMVCVIDSLGKNFEVLDEMILQVGQPKWSSSTDTLAYIAGGGRIVFGFKNKDLKLKEMPASGTYTPADYADLDFDWMTDNSLVVSRIKEQEWTNDFSKHPLPVLYTLNIDSKKQTKITSPPKGYGDYAPQYIPSIEKLAWLRGKSLTDTKRDLWIGNADGTDAMEWVRDIEEIVFYPG, from the coding sequence ATGAAAAAAGCATTCATCCTGACCATCGTCCTCTTTCTACTTTTTCCATTAGCCACATCTGCAGCTCCATTCGCTCAAGTGAAAGCTGCTTTTATCAGGGAGGGGAATGTGTGGACCTTGGTAGATGAAAAGGAAAAACAGCTAACCAATACCGGTAATGTTCACTCTAAGCCCAAATGGTCGACCGACGGCACCCTTATCGCCTATCAAGTAGAGACATTAAATGAAGGACAGTCAGAACTATGGACCTACAACCTCCACACCGGACAAAAGAAGCGAATTTCATATAATGGCACCTCACCAGGGTGGGCTCCCCATAAAAACCATCTAGCTTATATAAATAATGGAATCTTAGATATCTCTGACCTCAACCGTTTCTACAACATCGCAACCGGGGTCAGTGATTACACTTGGATTCCGGACGGAAGTGGATTCCTTCTTTCTTCATCGGGAACCCTCAACCCCGATGGATGGTCAAGTGCCTCTTTGTTTACTAAAAAAGCCGGCGATAATTTTAAGGATATTGTTTTGTTCGGAGGCGTGGAGCCGTTTTTCACACTACCTAAAGAAATCGGGACAAATGAACAAAACAAACTGATTGCCGTCAATGCAGAGGAGCTGACCTATTCCCCGAGCGGCAAGTGGATTTCGTTTGTCGTATCTCCTACCGCTTCCTGGTCCATGGACAGCGATATGGTCTGTGTCATTGATAGTCTAGGGAAGAATTTCGAGGTGTTGGACGAAATGATTTTACAGGTAGGACAGCCCAAATGGTCATCTTCAACCGATACACTAGCCTATATCGCAGGCGGCGGAAGAATCGTGTTCGGCTTCAAAAATAAGGACTTAAAGCTAAAAGAAATGCCTGCGTCAGGGACATACACACCTGCCGATTACGCTGACCTTGATTTTGATTGGATGACTGACAACTCACTGGTCGTGTCGAGGATCAAGGAACAAGAGTGGACGAACGACTTTAGCAAGCATCCGCTGCCCGTCCTTTACACCTTGAATATCGATTCGAAGAAACAAACGAAGATAACGAGTCCTCCAAAAGGGTATGGTGATTATGCTCCACAGTATATCCCATCCATTGAAAAACTCGCTTGGTTAAGGGGAAAATCCCTCACTGATACAAAAAGGGATCTGTGGATTGGAAATGCGGATGGGACTGATGCTATGGAGTGGGTTAGGGATATAGAGGAGATTGTATTTTACCCTGGTTGA
- a CDS encoding pyruvate oxidase: MFKQNAGEKLIDLLIEWGVDHIYGMPGDSINSIIEPLRKKQDKIKFIQVRHEEAGALAAAAYAKLTGKLGVCTAIAGPGAIHLLNGLYDAKLDKAPVLAITGQVETDLLGTDSFQEVNLERMFDDVAVYNQRIMSADQLPAVVNQAIRTAYAKKGVSVLTIPDDIPRFEVGKEARVTSHFSVKQNIAPLPEDLQRAKELIEGAERPIILAGKGVHGHRETLLSFAEKVGAPIVLTLPGKGVVPDKHPYCLGGLGLIGTKPSYEAMQEADMLMMIGTSFPFTGFLPDSAKTIHIDIDPSQIGKRYPVDVGLAGDAGTSLKWLTEHIARKENRTFLEKNQERTSKWWDNLESQEEDGSVPLKPQRLIHALKEVASDDAILSVDVGNVTVWMARHFPITNQSFIISSWLATLGCGLPGAIASQIAYPDRQVFAICGDGGFAMTMADFVTAVKYDLPIIVVILNNHKIAMIKFEQEVMGNIEFGTNLQNPDFAKYAEACGGVGYRVERPEDILPSLQKAIQQKKPCIIDVVVDADEAPMPAKIQFSQAAGYTKHMLKQLFEEGKFDLPPL; the protein is encoded by the coding sequence ATGTTCAAACAAAACGCTGGTGAAAAGTTGATTGATCTTTTGATTGAATGGGGAGTCGACCATATTTACGGGATGCCCGGGGACTCCATCAATTCCATTATAGAACCACTTCGAAAAAAACAGGACAAAATCAAATTCATTCAAGTTAGGCATGAGGAAGCAGGGGCACTGGCCGCTGCCGCATATGCGAAATTAACGGGAAAACTTGGTGTGTGCACAGCGATTGCAGGTCCGGGAGCTATCCACCTCCTCAATGGATTGTATGATGCCAAGCTCGATAAAGCTCCGGTGTTGGCCATCACAGGTCAAGTAGAAACTGACCTTTTAGGGACGGACTCTTTTCAAGAAGTGAATCTTGAGCGGATGTTCGACGATGTGGCCGTGTATAATCAGCGCATCATGTCCGCAGATCAGCTTCCCGCCGTCGTCAATCAGGCGATCCGGACGGCCTATGCGAAAAAAGGGGTATCCGTCCTAACCATCCCGGATGACATCCCCCGTTTTGAAGTGGGTAAAGAAGCACGTGTGACGTCTCATTTTTCAGTAAAGCAGAACATTGCGCCTCTTCCTGAGGATTTGCAAAGAGCCAAAGAACTAATCGAGGGTGCCGAACGACCGATCATCCTTGCGGGAAAAGGCGTCCACGGGCACCGGGAAACACTACTATCTTTTGCTGAAAAAGTCGGGGCCCCTATCGTGTTGACCCTGCCCGGCAAAGGGGTTGTCCCTGATAAGCATCCATATTGCTTGGGAGGTCTCGGCCTGATCGGGACAAAGCCTTCGTATGAAGCGATGCAGGAAGCCGATATGCTCATGATGATCGGGACCTCATTCCCATTCACCGGATTCCTGCCTGACAGTGCCAAAACGATTCATATTGACATTGACCCGTCCCAAATCGGAAAGCGCTACCCGGTTGATGTCGGTCTCGCCGGGGATGCCGGTACTTCCCTAAAGTGGCTGACCGAACATATCGCAAGGAAAGAAAATCGAACATTCCTGGAGAAAAATCAGGAACGCACGAGCAAATGGTGGGATAACTTAGAATCACAAGAGGAGGATGGATCGGTCCCGCTCAAACCGCAGCGACTGATTCATGCCCTTAAGGAAGTTGCATCAGACGACGCCATCCTGTCCGTTGATGTCGGAAACGTAACGGTGTGGATGGCCCGGCACTTCCCGATCACTAATCAGTCCTTCATCATTTCGAGCTGGCTCGCGACCCTCGGCTGTGGTCTTCCGGGTGCCATTGCCAGTCAAATCGCCTATCCGGATCGACAGGTGTTCGCGATATGCGGCGACGGCGGTTTCGCCATGACGATGGCGGACTTCGTCACAGCAGTCAAGTATGACTTACCCATCATCGTAGTCATACTAAACAATCATAAAATCGCCATGATCAAGTTCGAGCAGGAAGTAATGGGGAATATCGAATTCGGCACCAACCTCCAGAACCCTGACTTCGCTAAATACGCTGAAGCCTGCGGTGGAGTCGGATACCGCGTCGAACGCCCGGAGGACATCCTTCCTTCACTCCAAAAGGCGATCCAACAAAAGAAACCATGTATCATCGACGTCGTCGTAGATGCCGACGAAGCACCAATGCCGGCGAAAATCCAGTTCTCCCAAGCTGCCGGCTACACCAAACACATGCTCAAACAACTGTTTGAAGAAGGGAAATTTGACCTTCCACCACTATAA